A region of Pyxidicoccus parkwaysis DNA encodes the following proteins:
- the aqpZ gene encoding aquaporin Z — protein MAASTVKSAPVRTEAEEAFRKYLAELVGTFVLVLGGVGAAVLAGQRIGFLGVALAFGLSLLAMVYTVGPISGCHVNPAVTLGMLLTGKMESRHALGYVVAQCVGAIAAAGVVLLIARGAPVGYSAAVEGLATNGYGTASPGGYSMSAAFLAEVVLTFLLVLTVLGATDARAPVGFAGLAIGLVLTLVHLVGIPVTNTSVNPARSLGPALFSGGRALSQLWLFIVAPLLGGATAAAVYRTLFRPVAQIRAATAERATDRERAERLASDRTENRTPV, from the coding sequence ATGGCTGCATCCACGGTGAAGTCGGCCCCGGTCCGTACCGAGGCCGAAGAGGCGTTCCGCAAGTACCTGGCGGAGCTGGTGGGGACGTTCGTGCTGGTGCTCGGCGGCGTGGGAGCGGCCGTGCTGGCGGGACAGCGCATCGGCTTCCTGGGCGTGGCGCTCGCGTTCGGCCTGTCGCTGCTGGCGATGGTCTACACGGTGGGGCCCATCTCCGGGTGTCACGTGAATCCGGCGGTGACGCTGGGGATGCTGCTCACGGGGAAGATGGAGTCGCGTCATGCGCTCGGCTACGTGGTGGCCCAGTGCGTGGGGGCGATTGCCGCGGCCGGCGTGGTGCTGCTGATTGCGCGAGGAGCACCGGTGGGCTACTCGGCCGCGGTGGAGGGCCTGGCGACCAACGGCTACGGCACCGCGTCTCCCGGTGGGTACAGCATGAGCGCGGCCTTCCTCGCCGAGGTGGTGCTCACCTTCCTGCTGGTGCTGACGGTGCTGGGCGCCACGGATGCGCGAGCACCGGTGGGCTTCGCGGGGCTCGCCATTGGCCTGGTGCTGACGCTCGTCCACCTGGTGGGGATTCCGGTGACGAACACGTCCGTGAACCCCGCGCGCAGCCTGGGGCCCGCGTTGTTCTCCGGGGGCCGGGCGCTGAGCCAGTTGTGGCTGTTCATCGTGGCGCCGCTGCTCGGCGGAGCGACGGCAGCGGCGGTGTACCGCACGCTGTTCCGCCCGGTGGCGCAGATTCGCGCGGCGACGGCGGAGCGCGCCACGGACCGCGAGCGTGCGGAGCGGCTGGCGAGCGACCGGACGGAGAACCGCACGCCGGTGTGA
- a CDS encoding LysE family translocator — MLIDPTRLAAFMLAGIALNLTPGPDTMYVLARSLGQGRSAGVVSALGIAAGCLFHIAAAALGLSALLATSAMAFTVVKWVGAIYLVWMGVQMLRSKAGPEAVQGLQPTSLWRIFRDGVVTNVFNPKVALFFLAFLPQFVDPARGSSGMQFVVLGLLFDVTGTTWLVFLAGASGAFGAWLRRNPRVAAAQKRVTGAVFVALGARLALQGRD; from the coding sequence ATGCTCATCGACCCGACCCGTCTCGCCGCGTTCATGCTGGCCGGCATCGCCCTCAACCTCACCCCGGGACCGGACACGATGTACGTGCTGGCGCGGAGCCTCGGCCAGGGCCGGTCCGCGGGCGTGGTGTCCGCGCTGGGCATCGCCGCCGGGTGCCTGTTCCACATCGCCGCCGCGGCGCTGGGGCTGTCCGCGCTGCTGGCGACGTCCGCCATGGCCTTCACCGTGGTGAAGTGGGTGGGCGCCATCTACCTCGTGTGGATGGGCGTGCAGATGCTGCGCAGCAAGGCGGGCCCCGAGGCCGTGCAGGGACTCCAGCCCACGAGCCTGTGGCGCATCTTCCGCGACGGCGTCGTCACCAACGTGTTCAACCCGAAGGTGGCCCTGTTCTTCCTCGCCTTCCTGCCGCAGTTCGTGGACCCGGCGCGAGGCTCCAGTGGCATGCAGTTCGTCGTGCTCGGGCTGCTGTTCGACGTCACCGGCACGACGTGGCTCGTCTTCCTCGCGGGGGCGTCGGGCGCGTTCGGTGCGTGGCTGCGGCGCAACCCCCGCGTGGCCGCCGCGCAGAAGCGCGTCACGGGCGCGGTGTTCGTCGCGCTCGGAGCTCGGCTGGCGCTGCAGGGGCGGGACTAG